The following nucleotide sequence is from Toxoplasma gondii ME49 chromosome IV, whole genome shotgun sequence.
TCCGTTCGTCGCTCTGTGAATCCGACGCATTTTGCTGAGCGCCAGTCAAGTTGGTCTCCACAGTTTCTCCCAAGTTTAGCAGGATCGGCCACTTTCTGTGACGTCTAGGTTCGTCCACCATCTTTCCGCCGCATCTGTGTGTCTGGTTTGCAGAGCGAGAGCTCTGCTCCGTACCTCCGAGCGGCGGACCTACCGCTCGAAGCTTTTCTCCATAGGTCTGATtacgagcgagaagaagatccCTACATCGTCACTCTGCCTTATATGGAACCCAGAAGACTGTCCAGTGCTGCACAGGATGATCCCCCAGTGGACGTGCCCCAGGCTGCACCGCTTGAAAACAAGACCGGAGATGCTGTGAACCCCGACAGGACGCTGGCCTCCAATGCCAGCCTGAAAAACGAGCTTTtgccgcagagaaagaaggagaataTCAATCTTCGTAAGTTGCTTCTCCGTCAGACTTCCCTCAGTGTTTCGTCCCTGGTCGAACACCGCGACGACGTATTCACGAAATGTTATGTCAGGAGCCGAGGGCCGATGTTCAGGGCTATTCAAGCACTTTTCCAGTTCGCAACAATTTATCTTGTTTCATTTGTTTTGTGTCCGTAAGGGCAGATAAAACGGTGGAAAGTCCAAAGTCGAGGTGCTCGTTAGTTCGTCTCGCGGTGTCTCGTTTGACCCCTGCTCTTTGCCGGCCTCTGATTTTGTCGAACGGGGGAGAAGTAATTTTGAGAATGTGTTTGTTTAGGGCGCCTGTTCCGGTTGAGGACAGTGGTGTACCGACGCTCGACGGTGGACAGTCACTGCGACGAGTCGGTGTGTGAAGAGACTTGTGTGTGTGGTTTTCCGCTGCCTTCAGGTGTGTTGAATCCGCATGTGTTTCGAGCAGAGTTGTGCCCTTTTTTGCGGGTTGGCGATGGACAGATCAAGTCGTGGTATGCGTTGCTGGTGCTGTACATCGCGGAGTGGCCCGCATATGCGCAAGTCGGGAACGGGGGAGAGCGCTTCACGGATCAACTTCGAGCTTTCTCGGAGAACTTTGTCGCTCCGGAGAACACCACCCTTCAAGGCCGGGCCATCTTCCAGGACGAAATCGACTGCGGAACACCAAAGGTCTTCAAAGAGGGGGTCAGTCGAACGTCTGACCGCCGGGGTCGCTTGCAGTCTGGCTGGAAAGAGCAACGCTCATGAACCGTGTCTCCCTTTCAGTGCACCGATGCTGGCTTGCCTGCGTTGGTTGGTATGTGTGCTGTCAGCTGGATGCCATCAAAGGGGATATCCACAACTTCGATGACCTCGTTCGGATCTTGAAGAATGTGGCCAAGAGCGAACCAGACTTCGCCAACCTCCTGGACTACACGCAGTACTTCAAGTTGCCGACAAGAGCTGCAGTCACCGGCTTTGCGATGATTTTGCGAACGGCGTTTGAGGGAATGGTTTTCAGCTTCTGCAGGAGTCTCTTCCTCAAGAACACCACTAAAGGTGAGCTGTTTTCTAGCCAAATCAGGAAAGGGTTTGTAGAGGAGGCGGCAGTACCTTCGCCATGCCAGTCTCACTTAGACGACAGAAGGCTTGCAGGATCGACGCATTTCTTTGCCTGCACATCTTAAGATATGGTGTCGCCTGCAAGTCGATCTTTTCCTCAGGGAACTTCACGCGGAACGAGTTGTACAGCAATGTAGTCTGGTTGTACCACCGCAACCAGACGCAGTATTGGATGCTGCTGCTTGTCGCGAAGATCATCAAGCAGATTGTGTCAGCGAGGTAAGAAACCTAGTGAGTGCCGGTCCGGAGAGACATGGAACTGTTGTGTTTCGTGCGGCGGGTGTCACGATTTTGTAGGGCGGCAGCGGACTTGAAGATAGGCGGCTTTCTATTCCGAGTCGTGCAGATAGATTATTTTCACCTTTTTGAACAGTTGCAGAAGAATAAGGCTGCGGGGTCTCGATGTCTGTTCGTTACAAAGTGCCACAAAATCGCTGGCGACCTCAACGTCGGACGAATGCAAGGGTTCGGTGTTGAGGAAGATCGTTCTGACGCATTCTTATTTGTGACAGGTGCCAGTGGTGAGGTGCTCGAGGTATTGATGGGATATCACATGGGGGCGAGTTGACACGAGGGACGTTTCGGCAAGAGTTTTCGGTTGTTATGCCTTggtttctgcatgcattctcTGGTCCGCAACATTGCAGGCCACACAATGGAATCATCATTCTGAAAAGCGTGACGACGGCTCGTCCTGGGAACACGGCTGCTGGCGAtcatgcagagaaaggacaaaTTTTAGAGACGCTTTACGGCGTTGGAGCTTACAGCACGTTGCAGCATATCGTTGCAGGGAATATCCAGAGGAAGCTTGAGATGTCTTTGTCCCGATTTCAGAACTTATCGACGGAGCGGGGTATGCTTAGTACAGCCAAAAGTGTGCTGCAACCGAAGGTCTTTGTCACTGGGTATTACGCGAAGAATTCTCGCGGAGCCCACGTGGAGGAGGGACTGTTCGGCATGGAAGTGGAAGGCGACACGCTGGACGAGTTGAAAGAAGAACTTCGTCCCAGCAGCGTCCTCCTTCAGATTTCCTTGGTAGACGAGTGGAATTTCAAAGACACGAAAGAGTGGCCCGACCCTCGATCGAGTGAAATCGGTGTGTTGACTGCGTACACAGCAGTACAGATCCTGCGCGCAGAGCTGGAGTGGGATCCTTCCTTGGGCTCTCtcggcgccttctctgtcgcatACACGGGATTCACCGACATGTACAGTCGCCAGCGGTCAGACCCAGAGAATCACTTCGACCCGGACGTGCACCTTTTGGTTGTTGACGAAATTTCTCGTTTCAGTAAAACAGGTGCCGAGGAGGGGTGTAAAACGAAGATCGGCAATTTGATCGCAGAGGAACCTTTGCAGATCAAAAGGGTCTTTGATCGGGATCGAATTTCGATCAAGGGAACCGCCAAAATCCTCCCCGGAAGCGACGTCTTCATGAGAGGCAACTTCGGTCTTGGACTTTCTCTCGAGCTTCAGCATGAGGCAGAAAAACTCCTCAGCCCAGGCGCTATCATGATCCACGTGTATATCAAAGGTCTAGGAAAGATGACATCGGAAACAAACGATCTTGACATCACGGCGAGTGAGATGGTGAACCGACTTCTGCTGCGGTCGCGAGGGTACTACGAGATTCCGGTTGTCAAAACGGTCACGGTCACTAGTCTCCAGGTTAGCACTTCTTCAAGATATGAAGTGCCACAAAAGTACCGTGGCGATATAGAAAAGTTTCACTGATGCCACTGCATAGGAAGATTCCATCAGGTACTGGTGGACGGCGAAATTGGCTCCGAAGCTCCTGTTATTGTAGTATGCGAAAAGACGAATTTCAGCCCAAATTTGTCGTTCCTCCGATGCCTGCCACTGCCGCACGGTGACGGCGAGATTGCTTTGAGAAGTGGAAAAGACATTTCGTGATAATAGTTGTCGttttgtttgtttcctcACTCGTGACGACGCTGGAGCTAACAGTAAGCCGTGGGCGCTCGTCGGAGATTTGTACGATAGATCTTGGCTCCATTGATTTATTGCTTCAGAATACCTGCGAGGGTCAATGAAGGCTGTCGTTGCTCTGTACCGGATACTACTGAAAAACAGTCTCTCCTGAGTTTCTAAAATTTTCTTGGCACAGAACACTTGCTGACTCGGCGTCTCTTGCTCGTATTTTTTTTATCAAAGCTGCTACCTTTTGCTGTGTTTCGCGCTGTAACCTTTCACGGATACTGTAGGAGTGCCGGCCTGTCGCTTATTTGGCTTCGTTGTCCGAAGCAATTCGTTTTGACGGTATCTGTCTGGCTGTTCCTGCAGACAGTGGAGGCGCGAACAGTTGTCAACTGCAGCAACAAGGTCCCAGAATGGGTCGTGGTGGTTTCGTCGTGCAGCATCGCGGTGTTCTTCATCGTCATCATAGGCCTGCTCATGTACCACGACAAGCTTAAGTTGCCGTGGTGGCTGAACTGCAtatgcagcagcagctcgcCGTGGGGGGGCGACGCAGGAGGCGTCAGTAGAGATCCAACGGCAGTGGAGCTTCCTGGGGAGTACGACAAGGCAAGCCTCCCAGAAGTGACAACGATGGACGGGTCGGGCGAAGGAACCGGTTACGATGAAATGGACGGTCGCGGCTGGCTGCCAGCGACGGCAAAATGGGTTGGTGACAAAAGCCTCTCGGTGCATAAAAGCACGTCAAGTGCCGAAGCGCAGAGACGGGTCTCAGGCGGTCCATCGTCTAGGGCTTCGTtcgcttgcatgcactccgAGGTGCGGCCCGTAGGTGACCGGCTTTTTTTGAGACCGGAAAACGTGATTCAGATGCACTCGCATCATCCGGGTGTCTCCCGAAAGACGACCCCTATAGATGATAATCCACAGTGAGAAGCGGTTAACAGACGGGAAAAACCGGAAGGTTCTTCTGTATAGTTATGGAGGAATCACTCCGGGCAAGACTCAATTTCACAGGTCACTCGAAAGCGCAGCGATGAGACCGGACAAAAACCGTACACTCGGAAGGGGACCTTTCAACAAATAAGGGCCAAGACTGTTACGGCTAGCCGCACGAAAGCTGGGGAAGTCTCAACGTCCGTTCGCAAAACTGCCGCACACGCTGGGATTTCGTCAGAAGCTTTTCGGAAAAACGAGGTCCGAGAGAACACACCTCAAAGGATTGACAATCTCTACGGGCTTTGTTTtcgagaggggaagaaacatTTTTCCGAGATGGCGGTTGACAGTTTCAGGCTTGTTCGTACCCATCATTTGGTCACAATGCATTCGTCTGATGTTCCGCTTAGTCGAATCATCGCACGTAACAACAGATTTCGGGCAGATCACCCTCGGCGGCGGCTACAGCTTCCTGACAGCAACTCTGCAATCAGTGTGTTTGCATGGGACCAGTTGAGATACGTTTCAGGACGGCTGGCCCTGGACAAATGCTTCGCCGCCGCCCACTTTGCCTCAAAGTGTTTTCGTGCCGAGTGGTGATAGGAACTGTGCCTGCGTCTGCTCAGAAGTCAATGACTCGGTTTCCGTGTTGAATGCCAGGTTCCCTGTCAGCAGACGTCCCAGATTACCATTACCGGTATTGCCGTTGTCTTTCGTTTCAGACGACGTGTGTTACCTTTTCGTTCACGTTCCGTGGTTCATGTCTTTCGCCTGCTTTTTCCATACAAGGGAATGCTAGGCCCCAACCAGGGAGTTTCGTCGGCTGTTTCTTGCAGACAAGGCTGGGAAACTGTTGTAGTGGCCGATTGGTGTAGTGTGTGTTTCGGGCACTTTCctagcatatatatatatatatatatatatatatatatatatatatatatatgcattcacACACGCACAGGAGAGTGTGGGGGTTGTTGCGCGACGCATCATCTCCCTGTAACGCACAGAACCATGGCAAGATGCGAGGAAATGATTGACTCGCGTTTACTGCATATGCCTCGCTCGTTCATGCCGTGTAACAGGTTTGCGCTGGTTCGATGTGGTTGAATGCTGCCCTTCAGTCAAACAAGAGACGGATGTGTTAAACTGGGTTAGACCAGGACAGTCGCCGTGGTCACGTTGTGACGTATTTGTTCGACTACAAGCATACCGTATCCTCTTTACCGAAGAACATTTATTTTGATATCTGTCTTTGAAGAACAATGTATTGAATCACGTTTGAATCCGAAACGACTTGTTTATTCCTCCAGCCGTTTCTGCTCAAAACAGAACACGTCACGTAGCACAGACGCCCGCGTTCTCTCACTGTCAGCCGTTTCGATGCACTGCGTTTCGCTCAGAAAAGAACACAAAAACACGCACCTTGGTCATAGAAAACTGGCCAAAGCGCCACTGTCCCCAACCCACACGTAGGCGGCCTACTGGTGAAACACTACATCTGTGCGCGTCGACAGCACACTGTGCGATGCGAGTAAGCAAACACTCGACGTCAGTTATTGCAGCTTCTatgttctttctccttcaaTCAGAACATCACACAGACTGTTTTTCCTAGATTCGAAGGGTGCCAGACTAGACGGCTGGTGTGAACTGACACACTGGATGTGGCCGTGTCACTAAAAGCGTCATTTTCTATAATCACCCTTGTCAAGAATAAGAGGGCAAACAGAGGATCGTGCCTCAGTGACTTGAAAGGCACTTTTGAGTGAAGCGGCAGTTCCTGCAGATAATATTTCACAATAAGAGCAAGCACTTGTCGCTTTTTTCGAAGGCAAGCGGACAGTCTTTGCCAACTTTGCCACGGCCAGGTGTGTCATCGTCGACCACGAAACCCATGTCGTCCCACTCCTATCTCTCCCACTGTGGAAGAAAAATTCCTGGCCGTACATCCGTGCAGTCAGATGTATGGGACTGTATGGAACTGGATGTAAAAGAGCGCTCTTATACTCGAACTTAAAACGAAGAACAATTCGAGATTTCGAAACAAAAACCACCTTCGACATACTCGAACCGATGTTGGCTTTCGTCAAGATGCCATTTTCAGACGCAAGTTGAACGCCAGGACTGGGGCCGCCACTGTTGGTGGCTCATCTCAAAAGCTGCTGCAGGTTCGTGCCCCTTTTCGTTGCCGAGAGTGAGAGAGCATCTTTTCACAAATCCTTCCTTCTTAGGATACAGAAGTCTCGAACGACCGCTACAAAACGCACTGGAGATCAGAGTAACATACATTTGTCGGGGTTCGTGGATTCCCGGATGCATGACTTCACTGTCAAACTGTGGACCTGGCAGATAGGAACACACGTAGGCTATGAGCGTGCGGCTCGTCATCGGTCGCCAGCGCGCAACACGCTTCGccgacgcttctctcttttgtaCTGGCTggacagaaagggagagtCTCCGACTCCGGTGCCGTCAGGCTTTTTCGGGCCACGCACCTCTTTGGCCATATCAACATAGAACTAGAACAGACGCCTGCACCACATTCGCGTTCCTTGCCGGATTTCTAAGTTCGCTCATGGAAACAACCTAATTCGATCCTTGTTTGTTCTTGCGGTAGTTACTCCTCTCCAAGAGGCTGCGATCGCGTTCATCTTTGCTCTTCAAATATCTCATTCCTCCAACTCCGAAGGCGAACAGCGCGAGCGGCAATCCCACAAGCTGCAGTCCATACAAGGCAGCGGCCGCCAACATCGTTTTCACGCCCTTGATATCGGGGAGCGGCGGGTTTTCTGTGAGTCTCAGCCGCCTCAGCCTCTCAGTTAAATCTGCTATGACGGGGTTGGATTCACTGTCGGTGTcacgtcgttttctctttggcCGACGGGCTGCGTTCACGGGTCTTCCTGGATCTCGGCGGTTCATAGCGTCCTGATCGTGCGGGTCTGCGTACTCCCCGCCGAAATGCTGCTGCGGGAAGACCGTTCCTGCAGGACTGTCAGCGGCACCGgggtctctgttttctgcacCGATCACTCCTGATTCCCTTGGCAGCTGAGCACGATGAGGACCACCCAACTGTGCCTCGCTTTGACCGGTCACACTACCCGGGTAGCCTGGATACGAGGCGATCCCGTAGTCCAAGACAGGTTGATGCGATAAACCGTGTGCACTGGACATTCCCATTCCTGCAGTAGGAAAGGGCTGTGTTGAGCCAGTGCCAGCCACCGGGCCGAAAAAGCCGGGCCCGGCAAAACCTGGAGTCGCTTGAACTCCGCCGTTTACATTGGAATTGGCATGGGCGTTCGGTTGAGGCGCAGCGTAGAAGCCGGCTCCAGCGGCCTGGCCGGTCGCGACGATCAGGCCGGCCCACAGACTGCAGACGACACTTttgcgaagagaaggaacggagtCTGCCATCTCGACgagagaaagccagtggaatgtGATAAGAGCCAACCGATTCGAGAGGCAGAACACGCCCCGCCACAGAACGACTCCGATTCGTCGGCCACGCTCGGGGGGTCGGGCAGAATAGCTACGCGACTGCCTCGTATCGGCGAAAAAAGAGTGGTTGGTCAGCTggggaagcagacgcagtTGGCAGCGGCAGAACTTCTATGCAGAGATCTGCGTTACTCAGCACACGCCACCTGATACTCGTCAACTGGAAACGCAAAAAATGAGGTGGTGCCGATTACTTAACAACGAAGTCAAAGGAAGAAAGTAGGCGGCAGCAATAGCCAGAGGCAGGGCGCCACGACGCGGTCGCCACGTTGTCCGAACGGGTCTGGGTAGCACGAGGCAGGTGTGATGGTGGAGGGAGTTGAGGGAGGAAACAAAGTAGAAAACACCTGAGGGTCGGAAAGAGGGCGCAATAATTCTGGCAAATCCGTCTGTTGGACAAGGTCCCCAAAATCAGCATCTAATCCACGGGTCTGACCCCTCCGAGAATCGGGATACCGTCGATCGGCATCTGAGAGAACCCGCACGTGGCGACTGCATGCTGGAAGGATCTAGGGACCCTCTAATGGGCGCTGCAAAGCACGAAACAGTCCGCCATAGTCAAGTGCTTTTTGTACGGCGTTGACTGTTTTGCCATAAACATCACAGCAACGTATTTTTGCTTGAAGAAAAAGGCTTTTGCTACAACAGCACGTATGCATGTTTTTTATGGTGTTAAGGCCGAAACTAGTGAAAGCAAGCCTCGGAGTCGCACCGTCGTGGCGAAAGCCTGGCACCACGCGTCGTACAGACAAGCACACTATCCACACGTAAAGTGTGCGCGCATCTTGGCGATCGGGTGCATGCTTGAGGGTCTGTTTAGGCGGTCCAGCCGATTGCGTGTTCAGACTCAGCGTTTCCGCCCAGCAAAGGGTCCCAGAGCACAGAAAATGTATCCTCGGCCAAAACAGGCAAGCATTATTTTAGTGCCGCGTGGAAACGGGGCAGCGGCAAGTCTGCTGCTTGCGCTCGCTCTCTCAGCCTAAGCATCGGGAATGTCGCATTCCGCTAGCGTTTCTtcccaggtgtacgtacagcggGGTCTCTGCGAACGAAAAGGCCATAACCCCGTCCAGGGCATTGACAAACAGCAGCAGTTTTTTTAAgtgtctcgttttccgcCAAGACAACATTTTGCGCATGCCCTTTGCTGGAGTTCGCGGTCACTTTGATTCATTTGTAACCCGAATCCACTCGGCAGAAAAACGTCGAGGTCCCGACACTTTTGCCCAGCCTCTGAGTCCAGCACGATCTTCACCAACTCTGTCGGTGGTACTTGTTCCCACCTTCATGAAAGACCAAAACAAATTTCAGCTGCTTGGAGAATCGCCGCACTTCTATTCTCGGACGAAAAAAAGTGCCACGGCTAAATGTTTCTCCACTTCGGAGAGGTTTCGTTTCGTACTTTCTTGGACGGTCGCAGGCTGCGACTGTGCGGTGATTGGAGTCAACCTGGCAGAAACGAACAAGCGAATCGATTTACCAGCGCGTAGCAGATTGGCTATTTTCTTGGTTTTGACTTCTTGGCCACGAACATgcggtttctctcgctctgagTGACCTTTTGCCCCCTCTCTACTCGACGAAGCAATCCGTTTCCCAGCCTTTTTCTCAAGTCGACTTCCTCGTTAGAGGTTCCGTTTCGTGGCGAAAGTTCGAGGGCAGGTTCGCAGGGACTGTGAGAGAGGACAGTGCGGTTTTTGACCACACTTTTTCACCGGAGACGACGACAAAGTCGCAGCTGGCATACTTCGTATATTttcgcgtgtctctccctcagACTTGCCTGTGCTCTTTTTCTATCCGGTAGTCGCCGTGCTTCTTTCTGATTTAGCCTGCCTCTCTTCAAATCCCGATTCCTTCTTACCGTGTGTATCTTTGTCCCGCTGATTTGCGTCTCTTTGCTTTTCACCCTGATGCACCTCTTCCGGCGTCCACTGCGCTCGTCAACGCAAGGTGCTTCCTCACCAAACTGCAAAACACTCAGAAGCCCTGTCTTGctggtttttctcttctgcggaAAAGGCTCCGTCCTTCATCGTGGTAGTGGCTGTATGCAACTACCAACAGAGTCAGAACCTGTGCCCCTGATTGCAttccttttcgttctcctGTCTTTCCATCAAACCACAAAATTTTTTTCGCGTCCTGTGCCTTCTCTCATTTTCCTTCGAGGCTCGAGCTGGGCGCTTTCGCTCGCACTCCCGCCGTGAGCCTTGCTGCctctcgtttcgtctcttttgctGGGCCACCTTTCCCCTCCCTCCGCCCTTGTGTGccgtcctcgtctccacGTTCGGGTCCAATACTGTACGCATCATTGTCTTGGCAGATTTTCTTCCGTGAAGGAGCTGTGAGCATCCGTCATAATCGAGACACTGTCCATTGTACCGTCTGACTCCACAATCCCCAGTCCACCCTTTCTagtcttctctcgtcgccgcTCTGTGCTCGACACCGCAAAACACCAGCGACTACATACTCTGTTTAcgtatatatctgcatagGGTTGTTTCAGTTGTCGTTCTTATTAggatttcttcctctctgcgtgtgCGTATCGCGCTAGAGCGAGAAAGCCATGGGGTCGCCAAGAGACCAATttgagggagagacaggacctCTGGGAATCGCGTTCGGCGACCTTTCCCGGGAGACAGAATTGGGCTTCTGTGCAGACGTCTGCGTGTGTAGTGGAGGGGCGTGAAGTGCGTCTCCGCTGTGTCGAGatccgcttttctcctcttttcgtGGTTGTTTCTGGACAAAATGATTCACTACAGACAGGACCCTTGGCTGGGGTTCTGCATTCTCTTGCAGCCCCATGGCTCGGTGCTTCTTTGCTCTGTGCCTCGAGCTCTTATTGCGGGACTTCTCACTTGGGCTCTCATGACCTACGGGCCTCCAGCGTCGAGCGGAGGTGCAGATATCATGTGGAGTCCGACGTTGTTCaacttcttcctttctctcgctgtcctcGTCTTGGCCTTCCACACCAACCAAGCGTACCAGCGCTTCTGGGAAGCGCGCTCACAGGTGAGGGTCGAGAAGCACacacgacgcatgcaaccgTTGAATGGTCTCAACAGCTGAGAGAGGCCACTTAGTCCCTGTGCTCTCCACTGTGGACATGTTGTATATCTTCACACTCATCACATTTCCAGAGGGGATGCGCGCGCATCTGTTTACCTGTTTATATGTATACCTGTGTATCTGTCCATCTTGTTATCgatatctgtctatctcttTATCTATAGATATCTTTCTTTTTGCATccctctgtgtgtttctgttcAACCACAGCCATCTACCTTTCCATACACTTGCATATATCTGT
It contains:
- a CDS encoding hypothetical protein (encoded by transcript TGME49_319630~Signal peptide predicted by SignalP 2.0 HMM (probability 0.987) with cleavage site probability 0.730 at residue 27~Predicted trans-membrane domain (TMHMM2.0):12-35:225-248), whose amino-acid sequence is MADSVPSLRKSVVCSLWAGLIVATGQAAGAGFYAAPQPNAHANSNVNGGVQATPGFAGPGFFGPVAGTGSTQPFPTAGMGMSSAHGLSHQPVLDYGIASYPGYPGSVTGQSEAQLGGPHRAQLPRESGVIGAENRDPGAADSPAGTVFPQQHFGGEYADPHDQDAMNRRDPGRPVNAARRPKRKRRDTDSESNPVIADLTERLRRLRLTENPPLPDIKGVKTMLAAAALYGLQLVGLPLALFAFGVGGMRYLKSKDERDRSLLERSNYRKNKQGSN
- a CDS encoding hypothetical protein (encoded by transcript TGME49_319640~Predicted trans-membrane domain (TMHMM2.0):743-766); the protein is METEETRFCCSNEPTCSRCPCAATELPQPETAKRIQSNSSTGIGALTKALILAVTFLAGWLCSHLSNELSDVQRRALSRSEASDESESSAPYLRAADLPLEAFLHRSDYEREEDPYIVTLPYMEPRRLSSAAQDDPPVDVPQAAPLENKTGDAVNPDRTLASNASLKNELLPQRKKENINLRVLNPHVFRAELCPFLRVGDGQIKSWYALLVLYIAEWPAYAQVGNGGERFTDQLRAFSENFVAPENTTLQGRAIFQDEIDCGTPKVFKEGLDAIKGDIHNFDDLVRILKNVAKSEPDFANLLDYTQYFKLPTRAAVTGFAMILRTAFEGMVFSFCRSLFLKNTTKGNFTRNELYSNVVWLYHRNQTQYWMLLLVAKIIKQIVSARPHNGIIILKSVTTARPGNTAAGDHAEKGQILETLYGVGAYSTLQHIVAGNIQRKLEMSLSRFQNLSTERGMLSTAKSVLQPKVFVTGYYAKNSRGAHVEEGLFGMEVEGDTLDELKEELRPSSVLLQISLVDEWNFKDTKEWPDPRSSEIGVLTAYTAVQILRAELEWDPSLGSLGAFSVAYTGFTDMYSRQRSDPENHFDPDVHLLVVDEISRFSKTGAEEGCKTKIGNLIAEEPLQIKRVFDRDRISIKGTAKILPGSDVFMRGNFGLGLSLELQHEAEKLLSPGAIMIHVYIKGLGKMTSETNDLDITASEMVNRLLLRSRGYYEIPVVKTVTVTSLQTVEARTVVNCSNKVPEWVVVVSSCSIAVFFIVIIGLLMYHDKLKLPWWLNCICSSSSPWGGDAGGVSRDPTAVELPGEYDKASLPEVTTMDGSGEGTGYDEMDGRGWLPATAKWVGDKSLSVHKSTSSAEAQRRVSGGPSSRASFACMHSEVRPVGDRLFLRPENVIQMHSHHPGVSRKTTPIDDNPQ